GTTTTAGGGTATTATTAAACCATTCCTCCCCGGTCACGTCAAAACCGGTCTTTAAGCGCGCCGCCGGGACTGCCTCCAACAGCTCCCCCTCCTTCGACAGCAGGGCGATATTGGAAATATAGTCTTTATTGTTGTCATAGAGCAGCGTAAACTCATTGGTCACCGGCTCCGCCGACAGATCGGCATTTTTCACTACGCCGTAGTACAGGGAGTCAGACAGCTTCATGATGGTCCTCAAATAAGAATCCACCGACCGGTTCACCTGGCTGATCATCGCCTGGTTTTCCTCCTGGATCGTGGCTGTAAGCTGGCTGGACAGCCTTCCGTACAGGGAAACGCCGATCAGCATGATCGCCACCAGAGCGCTGACCGTAAAATAAATATAGATCGTATAGCGGATGCTCATGTTCTGAAAAAATCCGTTTTTTTTCGGCTTCGCCATAGGTTCCTCCCCCTGCGCTCCTTTATGCTACTGCGCCCCCCGGAACTTGGTCGGGGATACGCCAAACCGTTTCTTAAAAACATAACTGAAATAATTCTGTTCCTGGTATCCCACCTTCTGGGCGATAATATAGGTCTTGTCATCCGTCTCATTGAGCAGTTCTACCGCCTTGTCAAGCCGGACCTCAGTAAGATAGGCGATATAGGTCTGTCCTGTCTCTTTTTTGAATACGGTGGAAAAATATGCAGGGCTCATGTGGAGCTGGCGGCAGAGCATCTCCACGGACAGGTCCGGGTTCTGGTAATTGTCCTGGATGTACTGTTTTGCCTCCAGGATCACCTTCCTGGTGGTATTGTCCCGCTCCCGGTCCATGCTCTCATTCATCCGGTACGCCACCTGCAGGATCCAGTCCTCAAACTCTTCCCTGCGCTGGATCGCTGACAGGATATCGGTGTACTGCTCCTGGACCCTGAACATGTCGCCGGGATTGAAATCATACTGCTGCATGAGCTGGGTAATGCAGTTGACAATGGAGAGCATATAGAGCTGGTGCTGGCGCACATGGACCTTGGCATCCCCCATCCGGACCACCAGCCGCTGGATCACCTCCCGGATCTGGTCCTTCGGTCCAAACTTGATGGCATTCACCAGCTCTGCCTCGTCCTTGCCGTCCAGCTGGAGCTTCCCGCGGCTGACCGGCTCCACGTCGTTGATATAGATCGTATTCCCCGGACCCACGATGGCGCGGTACCCAAGGGCGTCCTCCGCCGACTGGTAGGAGGTGCCGATCTGCTCTAAGCTGGTACAGCTGTGTCCCACGCCGACCGTGATGGTCACCTCCAGGATCCGCTTGCTCTCCTTGCAGATATCCCCCAGCTGGTCGATCAGGCCCGTCTGGGTATTGCTGTCGTCCACGGCGGCGATCAGCGCGATGCCCGCTGCGGAGTTAAATATGATAAAACGGCAGTAATCCTTTAAATTGTCCTCCACCAGCTTTTTCACGGAGATGGGGATCAGCTCCCGGTGCTTGGAGAGCACCCGCCCCTCGGTCTGCTCCTCCTGCTCCACATGGATCAGGGCGGCGATCCATTTCCTGGCGTCCAGGATATCCACGCCGTACTCCTTCAGCTTTTCATCAATCTGCGCCCCATGTACGGTACCGCGCACCATATCATTTAAGAACAGCTCCCGCAGTATGGGCAGGCTGTTCTGATAGCTGACCCGTAAAAGATCCACATTCCGGCGCTGCTTGATCTCTTCATCCAGGTTTTCCCGGACACGGTTCAAGATCTCGGAAAGCTCCTCCACATTGACCGGCTTCAGGATATATTCAGTCACATTCAGCTTGATCGCCTGCTGGGCATACTCAAAATCATCGAATCCCGAGAAGATCAGCACCTTGACAGAGGGATACTTTTGACGGATCTTCGCCGTCAGGGTCAGGCCGTCCATGTAGGGCATCCGGATGTCCGTCATCACCACATCCGGCTCCAGCTGCTCGATCTTTTCCAGGGCATCCTCCCCGTTCTCCGCATCGCCGACCACTTCAAACCCCAGCCGCTGCCAGTCAATCTTCCGGATTATGCCCTTGCGCACTTCCTCCTCGTCGTCTGCCAATATTATTCGGTATAAGCTCATTGCCGCCCCTCTCCTTTGTCCAGTATCTGTCCAAGCTGTTCCAGTAAATACAGATTCTCCTCCTGCCTGCCGACGCAGACACGGTAATACCCGGCTGTAAGGCCTGTAAAGTTTTTGCAGTCCCGGATCAGGATTCCCCTTAGCCTGCACTGCTCGTAAAGAGAATCCGCCTCTCCTTTTATTTCCCACGGCGCCTTAAAAAGCAGGTAATTGGCATTTGAGGGATATACTTTAAACCCCAGCCCTTCAAGGCCGGATGTAAGCGCCTCCCTCTGCTGCCGCAAAAGCTCCCGCGTGCGTTCCAGATATTCCCCACAGGCCTGCGGCTCCAGCGCAGCAACGCCCGCTACCTGGGCCGGAAGCGACACGCTCCAGGGCTGACGGTTTTTGTAGAGCTGCTCCCACAGCCCCGCCTCCCGGCAGATCCCATAGCCCAGACGCAGCCCCGCCATAGCAAAAGTCTTGGTAAAGGCCCGCAGGACCGCCATCTGCGGATACTCCGCCGTCAGCGGGACCGCCGAGCTCTGCTCCGGGTTTTCTAAAAACTCGCAAAAACATTCATCCACAACCAGAAACGCCCGGTTCTGATGACAGGCTTTTGCCAGCTTTCGGATCTCCCCTGCGGTCACGGCAACTCCCGTCGGATTGTTGGGATTACAGAAAAACACCATATCCGTGTCCTCCGTCACCTTCTCCGCCATGTTTTCCATATCAGGGACAAATCCCCCCTGTTCCTCCAGGTGGTAATATTCCACCTGACAGCCCACGCTGCGCAGCGCCCGCTCGTATTCAAAAAAGGCAGGGGCAGGAACCAGCGCTTTCTTCGGCCTTTTTACCTGGACCAGCAGACAGATCAGCTCTGCCGCCCCGTTGCCGCAGAAGATCCGGGATGGTTCCGTCTTGTGGAGCCTGGCAAGCCGTCCGGTCAGTTCCCTGCATTCCGGGTCCGGATAGCGTCCCCAGTCCTCTACAGAATCCCGAAGCCGCCTGACCACCTGCTCCGGCATCCCAAGGGGATTTAGATTGATTGAAAAATCGTGGGAGATCACATTCCCATAAATATCCCCGCCATGTGCGTGACGCTCCATAGTGTTCCTCCTCCTGCTAAAAGTGCCAGTACCAATGCTGTATACATGATGCGGTTCACCCTGACGATATCCTCCGGCTCCACCGGGCGGGTGTCGTCCCCGATGAACGGCTTTTTGTGGAGTATACCGAAATACCAGGCGTCCCCTGCCAGCTGTACCCCCAGCGCCCCGGCGCAGGCAGATTCACACTGGGCGGAATTGGGGCTTTTATGGCACCTGCGGTCCCGCCTCCAGATACGCCATGCACCTGCCCCGTCAAACCCCGGAAGCACCCACGCCGCCAGGATAAAAAAACATGCCGTCAGACGCGCCGGGATCCAGTTGACCACATCGTCCAGACGCGCCGCCGCTCTGCCAAAGTACAGATAGCGCTCATTTCGATAACCCACCATGGAATCCATGGTATTGACCGCCTTATAGAAAAAACCGCCTGCAGGCCCCAGCAGGAGCATAAAGCAGAGCGGAGCGATCACCCCGTCCGACGCATTCTCCGCCACGGTCTCCACCGCCGCCTTTGTGATCCCCCCGGCTGTCAGCTGATCCGTATCCCTGCCCACGATCATGGAGACCGCACGGCGCGCCCCCGGGATATCTCCGGCCCGCAGGGCGTCATACACCTTCATGCTCTCGGTTTTTAAGGATCTTCCTGCCAGGATCTGTCCACACATGATCCCCATAAGGAGGAACCTTACATAGGGATGGATCCGCCCTGCCGCTGCAAGGATCAGGCCGGAAGCTGCCACGGAGGCTCCTGCCACACAGCACACCAGCAGGGTTCCCGCAGCCAGCAGGCCCTTTTTTGTCTCAGGGAATATGCGCCGCAGAGGAGGCTCCAGCTTCTGGACCAGCCACCCCATGGCCTTCACGGGATGCCACCAGCCCTGCGGGTCTCCTATGATGCAGTCCAGCAAAAATCCAACGTACACCGCCGCTGCATATTCCATCATTCCAAGTTCTGTCATCTGTCCTGTCTGTCTCCATTTTCTGTCATAATCACTGCGGCGTATCTATTTGATCCGCATTGGGATCCCGCACATCATGCGGTACACCTCATCCGCCTCCCCGGCGATCCGCTGCCCTGCACGGCCCACCGCCTCCCGGTAGTCCCGCTCTGACCGCTCCACCGGCACGATCCCGCAGCCCACTTCATCCATGGTGATGATCTGCGTGCCGCTGCAGATCACCTCATCCGTAAAAGCATCCGGGTCCAGCCCCGCCTCCATCACCTGCCTCAAAAAGCCGTGGAAATTCACCAGGCAGGCCTTCCCGGAAACCTGGCTCCAGCAGTCCGTTCTTCCGTCCGCCATACTGTCCTCCGGACGACAGTCATCCAGGCTGCGCTCAGATGGTCCGGCGCCTTTACACTGCTCCAGAAGGCCGCGTGCATATTCTGCCTTGCCCTGACAGCTGCCGCCAACAATCAGAATCATAAGTACTCTCCTGTCTTTATCAAAATATCAGAGGATCCAGGATGTCCACACCGCCAGCACTGCCAGCATGGACAGCTCCGCGATCTGCAGAAAATATCCAGCCAGATCACCGGTCATGCCGCCGAACTCCCGCACCGCCATCCGGTAATACCAAAAGAGCGTACCAGCCCCTGTGACCACCAGAGCGGCTGCCATGCAAAAACCGCCGGCATCCCAGATAAACCCGGCTGCCAAAAGCGCCCAGACGGCCATGGAAACCTGAACAGCCCTCACCTGCGCCCCGGAAGCAAACGTGCTGGCAAGCCCGTCTTTCTTCGCTTTGGGGAACGACACCACAGACCAGCCGCTGAATGCCCTGGTCATCACATAGACTCCCGCCACGGCCGGGAAGGCCCGTTCCTTTAAAGTGCTGAAAACCGCCGCATAGATGAGCAGATAGACGCCGCCCCCGATCACGGCAAACGCCCCCGTATGGGGGTCCTTTAATATCTCCAGCTTCCGCTGCCTGTCCTGGCAGGAGCTTCTGGCATCCACCGTATCAAGAAATCCATCCATATGGATCCCTCCTGTCACCAGGAGCGGCAGAGCCGTCCCGATGCAGGCAGCAGCCGTCTCCCCCAGCCCCAGCCGTCCCGAAAGCCCGTGAAAGACCGCGACCAGCGCTCCGATCACCACACCCACCAGCGGAAAAAAGCAGAGCGCATACTTCATCCCCGCCTCGCTCCATTCCATGGCGGGCATCGGGATACGGGAATACATGGACAGAGCGATGACAAGGCTCTGGATCATTCCCCCGCCCCGTCCCTTATCTGGATTACTCAAATTCCACCTCCAGGGTATAGCCTTCCTCGTCGTCCTCATGCTCTTTTAACAGCGCCTGGTATAACGCCTTTAAACTGTTCCCGGCATTCTTTCGTGCATCCTCAAGGATCCCGCTGCCCACAGCTTTTTCCTCCATCAGCACATGCTGCTCCGTCAAAAACCGTGTCACATCCTCCGTGGCAAGCCCGTTGAAAATGCTGTTCTTCTCATCAAATACCGTGACAGATTCCATATCCACCTCATGGGACAGGATCCTGGCCTCTGGAATGACCACCCTGATGACCCGGTCCTCCAGCGTCACACGGATATCCTTGAGCTCCACACCAGCCTTAACGGTCCCGTCATAGGAAATGATGAACATCTTTTTGGTAAACGGAATATTCTTTCCGCCGACCTGAAGGGTGTTCTCATACCTGCCCATGTTGGTATAGTAGTATTTCGCCGTGGCAAGCTCGCCGATCTCCTGGATCTGCTGCTGAAGGATATCCTGGGTAATGGCTTCCTTTTCCTGGACCAGTCCGCCCCTTGTCCCCTTCCAGACAGCCCCCATGCCAAATGCAGCTGCCACCACGATCACCGCAGCAGCGATCGTCCAGATTCTCTTTTTTAGTTCTTTCATACACAATCCCCTTTATCTCTGGTATTTGACCGGCAGCGGTATCCCGCAGACCACCTCAGTCACCCGGTCCGCCATGGAGGCAAGATTTTGGTTCACCTGCCCCAACAGCCCGATATAGCGCATGGTCTCCGGCTCGTATGCCTGTCCATCTGAAAATACTTCATTTGTTACTATGATAATGTCTCCAGCCTGTTTTTGCAAGTGCCGGATTCCATTCTCAATTCTGGCACAGATTTCACAATCGGTCCCTCCCGTCTCAAACTGCTCATTTGCCACCAGGTTTGACATGCATTCTAAAAGGACTGTACGCTCTTTTGCCCCCCCAAGTGCCAGATGTTCCAGGCCGGTGCAGCACTCCACCGTCGTAAACTGTTTGTCCTTCCTCATTTCCCTGTGCCGTTCTATCCGGCGGCGTCCTTCCTCTCCCCAGGGCCTCATGGTCGCCACATAATAGCGGCGTCCCCTGCATTCCATCGCAAGCCTCTCCGCATAGGCTGATTTGCCGCTGGCGCTTCCTCCCGTGACCAGATGCATCATAGGACAGATCCCTCCAAAAAGCCCAGGATCCATTGCGGCGAGGAGAGATAGTAAAGATGGGGAAAACCCGCCACCATATGCTCAGTCACATACATGCAGTCCCAACCACGGCCGCTTCCGGGCTTCTGCGCCCGCATAGAGGTACCCGGCGCCGTGCTGTCCCAGTAATGAAACTCATGTCCGCGGATACTCCCCCCGGGTCCGTTCAGCGTGATATAGCCAAACCTGGACAGTCTGCTGGTCCGGTAGCCGTTTCCTCTGATCACGCCAGCCATGGGATAGATGCCTCCATCACTGCCCTCCAGGCTGTCATGCAGGTAGAGAAACCCTCCGCACTCTGCAAGGAGCTTGACCCCGCCATCAGCCGCCCGGCGTATTTCCTCCAGCATGGAACGGTTTTCCGACAGCTGCTTTGCATAGATCTCCGGATACCCGCCTCCCAGCAGGACCGCAGCCGTCTGCTCCGGCAGGTGCGCATCTGAAAGCGGGGAAAAGGGCACCAGCTCCCAGCCGGAAGCTTCCAGAAAATCCAGGTTTTCCTGATAATAAAAGCAGAATGCCTCGTCCCTGGCAATGGCCATACGTCGTTTTTTACGGGGTCCTGCGGCTTTCTCCTCCTTTTCCGGTACGACAACCGGCGAAGCTGCCTCCGCCAGCCTGCATATACCGTCCACATCCAGGCACTGCTCCAGCCGGTCCGCCAGCAGTTCCACCCGGGCAGCAAACCGCTCCTGCTCCTCCGGTATAGAAAGCCCCAGGTGGCGGCTTTCAAACTCTGCCTCCGCGCACTTAGGCACCGCGCCCAGGCAGACAACGCCCTGTTCCTCCAGAAACGGCTTAAGCCGCTCCATCATCAGGGGAGAAGTGCGGTTTAAGATGACGCCGGCGATCCGGCTGTCCCTTTTATACTCCCGGAAGCCTTTTAGCTCCGCCGCCAGGGACAAACTGCTCTTTTTACCGTCCACCACCAGGATCACGGGAGTATCTGTGATCCCGGCGATCTCATATGTACTTGCCTGCACCGTATTGCCGGCAACTCCGTCATAATATCCCATGACGCCCTCGATCACTGCCATATCCTTCATCCCGGCCCTGTTTACAAACAACCTGCGCACCTCTGTCCTGTCCAGGAAAAAGCTGTCCAGGTTCCCTCCCGTTATCCCCAGCACATGGCGGTGGAACATGGGATCAATGTAATCAGGTCCGCATTTGAAAGCGGCGCATGACAGTCCACGCCGTTTTAAAAGCGCAAGCAGTCCGGTGGTGATCATGGTCTTTCCGCTGCCGCTTGCTGCCGCCGCTATGAGGATACGCGGTATGTGCGCTTCATCCGGCAGGTTCCTGGCAGATAAAACGCTTCTGCCTGGCATGGAGGCTTCCGCGGACACCTGAGTACCGGTAACATCTATATGCTTACCAGATACCGGCAGCCCCGCCGTTATGATATATACCGGGTTCTGTCCCTGCATCATATGATAGCCTCCCCGCACCTGGGCGCGGGATACCTGCACGCAGGTGATATCCGGCTCCATCCCGCGGCGTTTAAAGTATTCCGTGGCACGGCACAGGCTTTCCAGAGCAATCACATTGAGTACTACCTGCACCGCGGGATTCCTCTGAAATACCGTATCCAGGATCGCTTCCAGGCTGCCGCCGCTCCCTCCCACGAACACCTTATCCGGCGCCGGATACCCGTCAAGGATCTCCGGCGCTTTCCCCGATGCCACCGTCAGGTTTGAAATGCCGAACTTCTCCCTGTTGGCGCTGATCAGGCGGCACCCTTCTTCCTTCTGTTCAAACGCGTATACATGTCCCTCCGGAGCCAGCAGCGCCGCTTCCACAGAAACAGAACCTGTTCCGGCGCCGATATCATAGACGACGCTGTCTTTCCCAAGCTCCAGCTTCGAGAGGGACACCGCCCGCACCTCACTCTTTGTCATGGGGATATCTCCCCGGATAAAACATTCGTCTCTCATGGTTCCCCTCCGGTTCCTGCTTTTGTCCTCTTATGTTCTCTCGATCACGACAGCCGCCAGCTCATCTGCCTCCGCCCGGCAGAATGCTTCTGCCCTGCCGGTCATGATCCTTTCATCTGGATATCCCATACGGACACCGGCTGTCACCGACGCGTCCCCATATCCGGCCTCTGAAAGCCTGCGGCAGACACTTCCCAGGTTTTCAGCGCCCCCCAGCAGCAGAAACAGACGCGGATGGCTGCGCAACAGCTCCACCACATCACAGTTTCTTCCATGAGCGCTGGCAAGATACATCCCCTCCCAGGATACCTGCATTCTGGCACAGAGGCTGCTGACCGACGAGATCCCCGGATATACCTTTACCTGCCAGCCGCAGTCCTCCAGGGGGCTTTCCCCACAGCGCGTCCGCAGCGCTTTTACAAGAGAAGAGCTCCCACTGTAAAACCCTGTGTCCCCTGAATATATGACTCCAATATTTCTGTATCCGGGATGGTCGTCCAGCCAGTCCAGGATCTTGTCTGCCAGATAGCGCGGCTCCTTTTTAGCCCCCGGACACCAGCGCCGTACATCCTCCAGCATACGGGGCGCTCCCAGAACGGCGTCACATGCCTGAAGAGCTTCCGCCGCCTCCAGGGTGAGCTGTCTTCCGCCTCCCATCCCCATGCCGATCAGAGAGAGCTGTCTCGCCGCTTTTGTGGGAGCTCCGCCTGAAACCGCCTGCCTCTCCTCCGCCATGGAGACGGGTTCCCTCCGAAGAAGTTCTTTCGCTTCCTCCAGAGAGACGCCCTCCTCCTTCACCGGACGCCCGATCACGATCACCCGGCAGCCGCACTTCCTTGCCGCCATTATTTTTTCCAAAAAACCCCCGCGGTCTCCGGACTCCTTGGTCACCAACCACCGCGCCCCGATCTGGCGCAGGATAGCCCGGTTCAGCTCCTCAGAGAACGGGCCCTGCATGGCGATCAGATGAGAGCCTCCGATCCCAAGCGCTCCGCACTTATCCAGGACTGTGCTGCTTGGGAGTACTCTGGCATATATCCTGCCTTTCAGATACTTCTTCTTTGCAAAAACCTCCAGCTCCTTGCTCCCGGTAGTCAAAAGCACCGGTTCCCTGTCCCGCTCCAACAAGGCTGCTGCTGCCTCTGTGGACGGGACAAAAAAGACATCTCCATACACTGCCCCTGTCACGTCACAGCGGGAGATCTCCGCTCTCACAACCCTCCAGTAAGGAATCCCCAGCTTTTTGCACAGGGCGGCGGCCTGGCCGGTCACCACGCCTGCATAGGGATGGGTTGCATCCAGCACGATCTCCGGCTGTTCCCTGCGCATAAGGGCCTCCATGCCGTCCTCATCCAGCGCGCCGCGGCGCACCTGCACACAGGGATCCTCCCCGATCAGGCTTTCCCCATATTCCGATACCACGCTGACCAACACAGGGACCTGGTGTTCCGACGCAAATTCCGCCAGCTCCCTCCCCTCTGAGGTCCCTCCCAAGATCAATGCCCTGACTGCACTCATAGCTCTGTCCTTTCTATCTCCATACGGGCCTCTGCAACTGCTATTGTCACACTGCCGCAGATCTCCTTGTGTACCAGAAGGCGGCTCCCCGGCCCGGCGCCCAGAAGGGCCGCCCGCTCACAGACATTCCCGGTCCCCGTCACTTTCCTGACAAAAGCTGATTCCGCTATTTCTCCCTGTACCTGTTCCAGTTCTTCTGCGGTATAGGTCACAAACGGCACCTGCATGGATGCGGCTGTCTGAAGCAGGCCGCCCTCATTTTTCTTGATCGTAATACTCGCCAGCCGCGCTACTGCTCTCAGATCCAGACCATGCTTTATAAACGTCTCCTTTACCGCATCAAACACCTGGTCTGCATCCGTGTTCCTTCTGCACCCGATCCCCACCGTGAGCGCTTCCGGGATCAAACGGAGAATTCCCGCATCTTCCGGCAAAAAACGGGCGATGGCGCTGTCCGGCTCCGGAAACCGGCGGCAGGTGACCCACACATTCATCCGGCACTGCTTTCCCCGTGCATAATCCTCCGGCTCCGGTTCTGCCAGATGATAATCACTGTAAAAACCAACCGGTTCTCCATTTACCAGGGCAGAAGCTGTCTGCTTCGCCAGCTCCCGGTCGGAGAGCTTCAAGCGCCGCTCTGCCGCCCACACATCCACCGCTGTCCGGCCCTGCACATCAGATGCAGTGGTGATGATCGGAACTGCGCCAAGAATATCGGCAGCCATCCGCGCTAAACGGTTGGCTCCTCCCACATGCCCGGAAAGGAGCGAGACCGCGTAGCTTCCCTGCTCGTCGACCACCACCACAGCCGGATCTGTCATCTTGTCCTTCAGATACGGCGCTATGGCGCGCACGGCAATTCCCGCCGCGCCTATATAAAAAAGCCCGTCCACACGATCAAACATCCGTCCGGTCCACTGTCCCACCGGTTCTTCTAATGCAAAGATATCAGGAATCCCCTGAAATCCATCCGTAAAATTTTTATGTATATATCCTTCACAGGATATGCCCTGTTCCCGGAACTGTTCTGCCAGTTTCCCGCATATCCGGGCTCCTGCCCTTGTAAAACTGATCACTGCCAGTCTCAATTTGCGTCCTCCCTGTGTTGTTTTTGCTGCTTCTGCCGCTTCCACTGTGTAAGCAGCTCATCCGCCTGTGATGTCTTACCAAGTATACCGTATGCGGAAGAAAATGTCACCACTTGGGCTTTTAGTTGTCCTCCAGACCATTCCTCCAGCTGGGCTTTTACCCGTGCCGCCAAAAGATTCAGCGTCTGTTCTGCAGATCCCGCTTCCCGCAGGAGGGAAACCGCCTCCTCCGTGGTATTGCACTGAAGGACCGCCTGGCGCAGGGCTGCATTTTCCGGAGCTGCAGTTTGCAAAAGCTCCGCCATCTGCTCCATCCGGCCGTCCCCATAACGGGAATGGGTATTCCGGACTCCCGCTGAGACTTTCACCAGTTTGCCAATATGTCCCACAAACAGCACCTGCCGGATCTGCTCTTTCACAAGCATCGCTACGGCATCACCCACGAAATTGCTGCAGAGCACCGCTTCTCCCAGAGGCACTCCCATATTCTCCCGCAGGAAATTCTCACCGTAATTCCCCGGAGCCAACAGCAGGATCTTCTCGCCGGCTGTCCCCTTCATATGGATATCCAGCCGTATGGTCTCTAAAAGCGCCTCCTCGCTCATGGGCTTTACGATTCCGGTAGTTCCCAGAACTGAGATCCCGCCCTCGATACCCAGACGGGGATTGAACGTCTTTTCCGCCAGACGTTGCCCCTCCGGTATGGCAACCTGCACTTCAAGACAGCCTTCATATGCCGCCTGCTGACAGGTCTGCCACACTGCGGCTGCGATCATACTCCTTGGAACAGGGTTGATGGCATAGTGTCCAGGAGGGCAGGACAGCCCTGGTTTGGTGGCGATACCGATTCCGGTTCCCCCATTTATGTATAGATCGGGATAATCCTCCAGCCAGTACCCTCTGCCGCTGTCTTTCAGTTCTGTGAGCCGGGGGCGGCTTATGGGGGATACCCTGGCGCATATCCAGGATCTGTCGGTCACGTCCGGATCGTCTCCTGCGTCTTTCTGGACCTGAAAAAAGCCTTCGTATCCCGGGTCCGTGCATGGTTTTGGATACCAGATTCCTTCTTCTCCCTCCGGCAGCTTCAGATTAACTGAATCGGGTTCTTTTCCTGTTAGCAGAAAAATGGCTGCGGCCTTCGCCGCAGCCGACGCGCACGTACCGGTTGTATAACCGCTTCTCAGGCTTTTCTGATGTATTGGGTTCATATGGTTCCTTTCATTGATCCGATAGCTGCTGTAATAATGGTCCCTGGTTATATACGGACGGCTCTCTTCCTGGATGACCTGGGGGTCATCCAGGAAGCATCGGAGGTTCCTCCGATGGGGATAACTCAATAAAAACCTGCTTACAAGCGAGCTTGACGCAGATTTTTATTGAGTTATCCCCGCCGGCCTGAACAGTTACGTTCCATTATAAAAAATTTTCCTTATTTTGACAAGGGGGTTGCTTCTAAGGCTTCTTTTTGCATTTCTCGCTTTCTTTTGGTGATCAGGCCGCCGATCCGGCCGCTTTCTTTGGATGTCAGGCATCTCCAGCCTTCTTTTATCACCCGGTCTCCCAGTCCCAGCTCCTCTGCGATCTCAAACTTTAACTGCTCCTCCGGTGTCATATGATTCACATCAAACGGTTCTTTCGATTTCTTGCTCTTTGACATAAACAGGGCACACTCCTTTCTGATTTCTTTAGGAGTATGCCCTGTATTTTCCAGTTTATTCGATTTTTAGGTCTCTGAACCTGCCTTCATCTCTTTGGAAAGCACCTTCTGGGTCTCATTGAACGCATCTGCGCGCATTTTCTCCAGCTCCGTCGCCTTCTGATATTCCTTTGGCTGGTTGAGCACCACCTGCGGGAACGGGATGTTGATATCATACTTGTCAAATAAAAGCTTCATCTCGCGGTTTAGATCCCTGCCAAGCTGCGCCCGGTCTGACTCGGCACATTGAGCCATGATACGGATATTGACACTGTTGTCCCCAAGGGAAACCACGCCCTTGTAGAACGGGCCATCTTTGATGGACGGCAGCCGCTTCTTTATGGACGGCAGCTCCTTTGCCAGGATATTCTCCACACGCTCCAGGGACTCGCCGTACTCAATGCCAACGTCGCAGAAGGTATAGGAATTCTTCCTGGTCATGTTGATGACACCGCTGACGTTGCTGTTGCTGATGATCTTCACATTCTGTCCCGGATCCATGATCTTGGTAGTCCGCACTCCGATCTCCTGCACGGTACCGCGCCAGTCGCCTACCGTGACGATATCGCCCACACGGAACTCCCCTTCAAAGATGATGAACAGCCCGGCCAGGATATCTGATACAAGCTCCTTGGCCCCAAGGCCGATGACCAGGGACAGGATGCCTGCGGAAGCCAGCAGCGTCTTTGTATCCACGCCAAACAGCGCAAAACAGTAATACATCATCGCGATCACAGAAATATACTTTGCAAAGCTGCGGATCATCCTGCACACAGTCTCTCCCCGGGCGCCGAAGGTCCTGGAGAGCATCTTTAATATCTCCCGGAACAGCATGACAAACACGCTGACCACACAGATGATCATAATGCAGCCAGTGACTGCAA
This portion of the Clostridium sp. AN503 genome encodes:
- a CDS encoding response regulator; translation: MSLYRIILADDEEEVRKGIIRKIDWQRLGFEVVGDAENGEDALEKIEQLEPDVVMTDIRMPYMDGLTLTAKIRQKYPSVKVLIFSGFDDFEYAQQAIKLNVTEYILKPVNVEELSEILNRVRENLDEEIKQRRNVDLLRVSYQNSLPILRELFLNDMVRGTVHGAQIDEKLKEYGVDILDARKWIAALIHVEQEEQTEGRVLSKHRELIPISVKKLVEDNLKDYCRFIIFNSAAGIALIAAVDDSNTQTGLIDQLGDICKESKRILEVTITVGVGHSCTSLEQIGTSYQSAEDALGYRAIVGPGNTIYINDVEPVSRGKLQLDGKDEAELVNAIKFGPKDQIREVIQRLVVRMGDAKVHVRQHQLYMLSIVNCITQLMQQYDFNPGDMFRVQEQYTDILSAIQRREEFEDWILQVAYRMNESMDRERDNTTRKVILEAKQYIQDNYQNPDLSVEMLCRQLHMSPAYFSTVFKKETGQTYIAYLTEVRLDKAVELLNETDDKTYIIAQKVGYQEQNYFSYVFKKRFGVSPTKFRGAQ
- a CDS encoding histidinol-phosphate transaminase, with amino-acid sequence MERHAHGGDIYGNVISHDFSINLNPLGMPEQVVRRLRDSVEDWGRYPDPECRELTGRLARLHKTEPSRIFCGNGAAELICLLVQVKRPKKALVPAPAFFEYERALRSVGCQVEYYHLEEQGGFVPDMENMAEKVTEDTDMVFFCNPNNPTGVAVTAGEIRKLAKACHQNRAFLVVDECFCEFLENPEQSSAVPLTAEYPQMAVLRAFTKTFAMAGLRLGYGICREAGLWEQLYKNRQPWSVSLPAQVAGVAALEPQACGEYLERTRELLRQQREALTSGLEGLGFKVYPSNANYLLFKAPWEIKGEADSLYEQCRLRGILIRDCKNFTGLTAGYYRVCVGRQEENLYLLEQLGQILDKGEGRQ
- the cbiB gene encoding adenosylcobinamide-phosphate synthase CbiB, which codes for MTELGMMEYAAAVYVGFLLDCIIGDPQGWWHPVKAMGWLVQKLEPPLRRIFPETKKGLLAAGTLLVCCVAGASVAASGLILAAAGRIHPYVRFLLMGIMCGQILAGRSLKTESMKVYDALRAGDIPGARRAVSMIVGRDTDQLTAGGITKAAVETVAENASDGVIAPLCFMLLLGPAGGFFYKAVNTMDSMVGYRNERYLYFGRAAARLDDVVNWIPARLTACFFILAAWVLPGFDGAGAWRIWRRDRRCHKSPNSAQCESACAGALGVQLAGDAWYFGILHKKPFIGDDTRPVEPEDIVRVNRIMYTALVLALLAGGGTLWSVTHMAGIFMGM
- a CDS encoding adenosylcobinamide-GDP ribazoletransferase; the encoded protein is MSNPDKGRGGGMIQSLVIALSMYSRIPMPAMEWSEAGMKYALCFFPLVGVVIGALVAVFHGLSGRLGLGETAAACIGTALPLLVTGGIHMDGFLDTVDARSSCQDRQRKLEILKDPHTGAFAVIGGGVYLLIYAAVFSTLKERAFPAVAGVYVMTRAFSGWSVVSFPKAKKDGLASTFASGAQVRAVQVSMAVWALLAAGFIWDAGGFCMAAALVVTGAGTLFWYYRMAVREFGGMTGDLAGYFLQIAELSMLAVLAVWTSWIL
- a CDS encoding DUF4230 domain-containing protein, with translation MKELKKRIWTIAAAVIVVAAAFGMGAVWKGTRGGLVQEKEAITQDILQQQIQEIGELATAKYYYTNMGRYENTLQVGGKNIPFTKKMFIISYDGTVKAGVELKDIRVTLEDRVIRVVIPEARILSHEVDMESVTVFDEKNSIFNGLATEDVTRFLTEQHVLMEEKAVGSGILEDARKNAGNSLKALYQALLKEHEDDEEGYTLEVEFE
- a CDS encoding bifunctional adenosylcobinamide kinase/adenosylcobinamide-phosphate guanylyltransferase, with the protein product MILIVGGSCQGKAEYARGLLEQCKGAGPSERSLDDCRPEDSMADGRTDCWSQVSGKACLVNFHGFLRQVMEAGLDPDAFTDEVICSGTQIITMDEVGCGIVPVERSERDYREAVGRAGQRIAGEADEVYRMMCGIPMRIK